From Chloroflexota bacterium, a single genomic window includes:
- a CDS encoding cation-efflux pump has product MSRSQLIRRVLFIILLLNILVTVVKLIVGFATGALSVLADGFHSIIDSSSNIIGLAGLWIASRPPDDNHPYGHRKYESIATFAIGGMLLLVSWEIVQGIVERLTTRTTPNISPLDIAIMAATFFVNLAVVTYETRQGKALKSDILLADAAHTRTDLFVTVSVVVSLIAARFGMAWVDIVVAAGVVVLIVRVAFSIVRQTSAVLTDALVIDPQLIEKTAAVVPGVQHVHRARSRGSSDAAYVDVHVRVDPAMSTVQAHAIASEVERRLKGDLPNIVDAIVHIEPYKPPVLSEWQAITTRARAEADALGIGIHDLHVHEETSGGYTLEMHVEVPEHLSLGEAHGIANNLETRIREAIPRVIGVTTHLEPLRATVPGEEGRYEIQFDALADQIAAVANAISGPGTAHDIQLHHVDGHLTTSIHLTLPASQPLTEAHALAEEVERRVTTELLQIKRVVVHVEPPEG; this is encoded by the coding sequence ATGTCCCGCTCCCAACTCATCCGCCGCGTTCTGTTCATCATCCTCCTGCTTAACATACTGGTCACAGTCGTCAAGCTCATCGTCGGCTTCGCCACCGGCGCGCTCTCGGTCCTCGCCGACGGCTTCCACTCGATCATCGACTCGTCGTCCAACATCATCGGCCTGGCCGGGCTGTGGATCGCCTCTCGCCCGCCCGACGACAACCACCCTTACGGCCACCGCAAATACGAAAGCATCGCCACCTTCGCCATCGGCGGCATGCTCCTGCTCGTCTCCTGGGAGATCGTCCAGGGCATCGTCGAGCGGCTGACCACGCGCACCACGCCCAACATCTCCCCGCTCGACATCGCCATCATGGCCGCAACGTTCTTCGTCAATCTGGCCGTCGTCACTTATGAGACCCGGCAGGGCAAGGCTCTCAAATCCGACATCCTGCTGGCCGACGCCGCCCACACCCGGACCGATCTCTTCGTCACCGTCTCAGTCGTCGTCTCGCTCATCGCCGCCCGCTTCGGCATGGCCTGGGTGGATATTGTGGTGGCCGCCGGTGTAGTGGTGCTGATCGTCCGGGTGGCCTTCAGCATCGTCCGCCAAACGTCTGCCGTGCTCACCGACGCGCTGGTGATTGACCCGCAATTGATCGAGAAGACCGCCGCTGTTGTGCCCGGCGTGCAACACGTCCATCGCGCCCGTTCGCGGGGCAGCAGTGACGCCGCTTACGTGGACGTGCACGTGAGAGTTGACCCAGCCATGTCTACCGTGCAGGCACATGCCATTGCCAGCGAAGTGGAGCGGCGCTTGAAGGGCGACCTGCCCAACATCGTGGATGCTATCGTCCACATCGAGCCATACAAGCCGCCCGTGCTGTCCGAGTGGCAAGCCATTACCACCCGCGCCCGCGCCGAAGCCGACGCGCTCGGCATCGGCATTCACGATTTGCATGTGCATGAAGAAACGTCGGGCGGCTATACGCTTGAAATGCACGTCGAAGTTCCTGAGCATCTCTCGCTGGGCGAGGCTCACGGCATCGCCAACAATCTCGAAACCCGCATCCGCGAGGCCATCCCGCGTGTGATCGGCGTTACCACGCACCTCGAGCCGCTCCGCGCTACCGTCCCCGGCGAAGAAGGCCGGTACGAAATTCAGTTTGACGCCCTCGCCGACCAGATCGCCGCCGTCGCCAACGCCATCTCCGGCCCTGGCACGGCCCACGACATTCAACTCCATCACGTGGACGGCCATCTCACCACCTCCATTCACCTCACCCTGCCCGCCTCTCAACCCCTCACCGAAGCCCACGCCCTGGCCGAAGAAGTGGAGCGGCGGGTCACGACCGAGCTACTGCAAATCAAGCGCGTCGTCGTCCACGTCGAACCACCCGAAGGATGA
- a CDS encoding ParA family protein, with the protein MPRQIAVANQKGGVGKTTTVINLGAALAELGAQVLVVDLDPQAALTASCNLDPYNLTRTAYTLLSRDNTSVAACLRTVRPNLHILPGSVDLAAAELMMAGAPNAAFRLRDALARNRAPIDYILFDTPPSLGLLTVNALVSAQELLIPVQCQFLSMRSVRALLETVWLVHKKMNPGLDLLGVLATMYREHSDHSRQVVAELRSVFEDKVFDFVIPDEDAVAEAPVVRKTLLAYQPNSAAARAYRQLAEVIHHER; encoded by the coding sequence ATGCCACGACAGATTGCGGTTGCCAATCAAAAAGGGGGGGTGGGCAAAACCACCACCGTAATCAATCTTGGCGCGGCGCTGGCCGAACTCGGGGCGCAGGTATTGGTTGTAGACCTCGACCCTCAGGCCGCCCTCACCGCCTCCTGCAACCTTGACCCTTACAACCTCACCCGCACAGCCTACACTTTGCTGAGTAGAGACAACACCTCGGTGGCCGCCTGCCTGCGAACCGTGCGGCCCAACCTGCACATCCTGCCCGGCAGTGTAGACCTGGCCGCTGCCGAACTAATGATGGCCGGCGCGCCCAACGCCGCCTTTCGTTTGCGTGACGCGCTGGCCCGCAATCGCGCGCCTATTGACTACATCCTCTTCGACACCCCGCCCAGCCTCGGCCTGCTCACAGTCAACGCCCTGGTTTCGGCCCAGGAACTCCTCATCCCGGTCCAGTGCCAGTTCCTTTCCATGCGCAGTGTGCGCGCCCTGCTCGAAACCGTGTGGCTCGTCCACAAAAAGATGAATCCCGGCCTCGACCTGCTGGGCGTGCTGGCGACCATGTACCGCGAACATTCCGACCACTCGCGGCAGGTGGTCGCCGAACTGCGAAGCGTGTTTGAAGACAAAGTATTCGATTTCGTCATCCCCGACGAAGATGCTGTGGCCGAAGCGCCAGTGGTGCGAAAGACCCTGCTGGCTTACCAACCCAACAGCGCCGCGGCCAGAGCCTACCGGCAACTAGCGGAGGTTATTCACCATGAGCGATGA
- the rpmH gene encoding 50S ribosomal protein L34: MPKRTYQPKIRRRARVHGFRARMKTADGRKVLKARRARGRWQLAVKRVHLKKVNWNETKGSNSNV, translated from the coding sequence ATGCCAAAGCGAACCTATCAGCCTAAAATCCGCCGCCGCGCCCGCGTGCACGGCTTCCGCGCCCGCATGAAAACCGCCGACGGACGCAAGGTGCTCAAAGCCCGCCGGGCCAGAGGCCGGTGGCAGTTGGCCGTCAAGCGCGTGCATCTCAAGAAGGTTAACTGGAACGAAACCAAAGGCAGTAACAGCAACGTTTAA
- the rnpA gene encoding ribonuclease P protein component has product MLTLKTSQDFQRVRREGRSWGHPLIVLIACPNDQSNIRVGIAAGKNVGNAVARNRAKRRLRSALRQAEAQLAPGWDVVLIARPPLVKARWPDVTEALAQLMRRAKLLRGSEG; this is encoded by the coding sequence ATGCTCACTCTCAAAACGAGTCAAGATTTTCAGCGGGTGCGCCGCGAAGGTCGTTCATGGGGTCACCCGCTGATTGTTTTAATAGCCTGCCCTAATGATCAATCCAACATCCGGGTTGGCATTGCGGCAGGCAAAAATGTAGGAAACGCAGTCGCCCGCAACCGGGCCAAGCGGCGTTTACGCTCGGCGTTGCGGCAGGCCGAAGCGCAACTTGCGCCAGGCTGGGACGTGGTACTCATCGCCCGCCCGCCTCTGGTCAAAGCCAGATGGCCGGACGTGACCGAAGCCCTGGCTCAACTCATGCGCCGGGCCAAACTACTGCGCGGGAGTGAAGGATGA
- the yidD gene encoding membrane protein insertion efficiency factor YidD encodes MKKVALGLIRFYKRFISPMLPPSCIYHPTCSEYTYQAIDKYGILRGSWLGFRRILRCHPFARGGYDPVP; translated from the coding sequence ATGAAGAAAGTTGCTCTTGGCCTGATCCGCTTTTACAAGCGCTTCATCTCGCCGATGTTGCCGCCGTCGTGTATTTATCACCCCACCTGTTCAGAATATACTTATCAGGCGATTGATAAATACGGCATTCTGCGCGGCAGTTGGCTCGGCTTCAGGCGCATCTTGCGCTGTCATCCATTTGCGCGGGGCGGCTACGACCCTGTGCCATGA